From the genome of Solanum dulcamara chromosome 12, daSolDulc1.2, whole genome shotgun sequence:
ccgATAGAGCTTGACTAGTTACtatatttcaaaaagaatgttaAAATAATCGTATACACAGAAAAGTTCCAATAGTCTGataacacaataataacaataagattCACGCAACAATAGAAGTATGATATGCAATGTAATGCAATTATCCTACCGCTACATCCCTTATCGCGATCTAAACTGTTGTAATTGACATCCGCACTAACCTCTCCTACCCATGGACGAACCAAATCTTACCAACTAAAGCATGTTAATACTAAatcttaaattattaattaaagcATTAGTGCAAGAAAATAAAAGTTTTCgagcataataaataaaaagtgcAGAAGTCTAAGCTATTACATCtccaaaatttgaaagtcatTCTACATGACTCTAactaaaatatctaaaaatagtcataaaactagaaataaaaaatatccgAAAAGTGTAGACATTGATCATCAAAAGATCTATGGTAGCCTATATAGGAGTAGCTCAACCTCAGATTTGAAGTAGTGCTGCTCTAAATGTGGGGTCGCGTGGACGATAACAATTTACACTAAAAAAGGAAGTGCATGGATAAATTAATACAAACACTATGTATTAGTAAGCATCATTGACCGACTAAAATTAataacaagtatataaaaataactcataaatACAGCAGATAAGTACAACTTCACGTAGTCAATGACTCAACAAGTTAAGAATTCAACATCAACCAGATAGATACACTCATCCCGTGGGTCATGCATGAATAAGCATACCTGTTGCACAACATAAGTAATATCCGGTCTCGTGAATGTGAGGTATTGGAGTGCCCCTACAAGACTTCGATAAAGATATGGGTCCGCAAATGGTATTCTCGTAGTAGCCCTGAGCTTCGGTTTTAGAGCAACTGGAGTAGGAGATGGCTTACACAATGACATGCCAGCTCGGTCAATGATCTCGGCTGcatatttcttttgagataaAATAAACCGCCTGTATGACAAGTGACAGTAATGCCCAAGAAATAGCTCAACTGGCCCAAATCTTTCATAGAAAATCCGGAGATAAGATGCAATATTATAGATCGGCGGAGCGCATCAGAGAAAGTAGTTAAAATAATATTGTCGACATACCATAAAAGATAAACCATAGAAGTACCTTGACGATAAACAAATAAGAAATGATCGGTCTTACTGTGAGAAAACCCAAGGGTATGGACATAATCAACAAATCGCTTATACCAAGTCCGCGGAGCTTGTTTCAGCCCATAAAGAGATTTCTTCAACAAACACACATGATTAGGTCTATCAGGATCCCGATAGACCAAAAGTTGATATATGTAAACAGTCTCCTTGAGTTCGCCATGTAAGAAAACATTTTTAACGTCAAGTTGATGAATTGGCCACGCCTTGGAGAGAGCCAAACTAAGAATCGTATGAATAGTCGCCGGTTTGACAACTGGACTAAATGTCTCACCACAATCCATGCCAACCTGTTGGGTTTTACCATCACCTACAAGACGAGCTTTATGTCGCTCAAACGAACcatcagatttttctttatgagCAAAAATCCACATACACCGAATAACATTAACATTTGGAGGATGGGGCACCAATTTCCATGTCATATTTTGAATAAGAGCATTATATTCATCATTCATAGCTATTTTTCAATTCGGTTCACGAAGAGCAGACACAGTGTTACGGGGTAGAGGGGACTTCGAGACGGATGTAAGAAGGTTGAAGGATCTCTTAGGCTTATAGATCCCATGCTGACTCCTAGTAATAAGACCGGTGGGTAGACTAGAGGGAGAGACAGGAGTGGGTGGAGGAGGAGAGCTAGGtgggtgtcacgacccgaatccgggtgtgatgacactcatctcaacccactgagataagtcagcctaatgcCCAATGAAAAGTAGAtgcagaagaaaaaaaaggaatcaaaatttaacttaatcgaaaacacgtaaaataaactcaaaatcccccaagttTGGTTGTCACTGTGCAAGCCACTAATACaataccgaagtacgaaagaaaatacaatcaccatgtctttgtctctataataagactaaaacatattaaagagtaagaggtgtcctctagatggatgtaacaactacctcaacactcgagatgatagcctcaaAGTGGAAGAGAACACTAAGAGATCAAGCAAGTCcgagctcacaacctacacaagtgtagaagcaaggggtgagtaccaaataacatggtactcagcaagtggacaactaaaactaagtaaagctcaatagatacaagtactcctatcctcccaaccgaaccttcCTAACtataacctgcataaaaccagcccaactttacacttgtacaataataacagtaatacagtccacgaatactcatcaatagcctcatcaatgaatcatatcaagtcaagttcagcatatacagagcaataagtggtaaacacgaattcacaaatatcaacaaaatgcgatgcaatgcaatgagatgatgcatgtctgtcctatcggtacacatccgctgaattacagtccggaacccatgagggatatttctgtccatgtaacctgccacggagtgtATGGCCCGttccctcaatatatatatcctgccacggagcatgtggcccaacccttttgtttcataatacctgccacggaacgtgtggcccgaccccttttgttttatattatttttattctcaacacaatatgtcagaatcaatgcaatcaatccatgttcatataattcacgataataacatgacaacaacaataattttttcaattccaccaatacatgtcattagatcaccattttatacccctcatctccatttttaaggccaatcatacagtcaataaccaaGTCCAGTTCTCATTActcccagtacacataacacggaaatacaagcatctacaagcttaaactgaggtttagaaattcacttgccttaattaatcaagcaatcactccgggacttgagccttccctttttgttgggcctcaaaatcaacgtaatctagtcaaataaataatcacaataagatttcgaaactaacaacacccttattaccatatgtctagcctagatccAAAATTTTAAGTAAATCTATAAACacattcctaatcttgatgccacttaacatgtcaactcccatattttctgaatttcaaaactagggttgaacctcaattaaattgaataatcagtTTAAAACTTGAGTCTTTCGTAACTCTTTCGAACGATTAAAATctattaaaatacataatcttcgTAAGAATACGAAGCCAATGAcaccatattgctatatttattttcggataaaaaattgggtcaaaaaattatcccgagtcattgaagtcaaatctgaaattttctttccgattatgttcactcatgataaaataaactcacatgtcaaattttagctaaaacggatcgttattcgaccctcaaattaagattttatgtgaagaactctagggtcatattttcttatttcagcgttatttctccaccaatataccctaaaaatatgttcataatcatataaaaagttaatgaaaaggatgagaataattaccttgacgctttggaatgaaaattcgtatttttctcttctcctttattttttttctcctttcttttctttcttcctctgtattttttttccatcttCTGCGTTTGTcgctgtttttttttctttttctcaaactaattatgtattaaaatttacaaactcgactaacctattttaataaatataagaaaagtggtatatggtattaaataaattaacactttaactcactaattaaattaattctctaaaattatccctacACTAATTAACCGAAATTACCGAAagatccaaaattttcaacttaaatttacaaaaagggtcttttatgaaaggaggaggactcgttctcaaaattacctaacgggtcattaagTGGGAGAGCGGAAGAAGACGCTGAGGTCGACCCAACAGGCAGCGGAGGAGCGATCTGCCCAGGTGAGGGGGAAAATCCGCTGGCTGGGCACGGCGGGATGGGCAGCGGTATGAGAGGAAGGTAGTGATCCGGTAGGTTTGTGgagtgttatgtcgaaaaatagacaaagtgcaaaattaattttatctttataagaaaaaatcaattttagtaaaagaggagtcgccacttaattttttaaagaaattaagaaaacttaatttaaaagaccctaacagatttaattcttaaaaattcagagaaaaaggtaagaggttcttatttccactttgagaaggtgttaagcattcaaagtggccgctaacgcgcggttatccgatgatttaaaaaattatttgactaacttttaaaaatattaatttaaaatgaaatgaagactttggaattattttttagaaaaaaatgattaaacttaaacattgaaaataatatagatgtatataaaaaaagtaaaagtttatcaaataactaagtaaaggtagaaaatcatttaaagagcaaaattaacatgaattggtttatctttaggggaatctaattaggttaaaacaaattaaaattaatatctaagaaagcataactgacataagtaactaaattattacaacccgaatcaatataaatacaataaataatacatgaacaacaataaataataagaacaacaacaataataataataagaacaacaataataataacaacaacaacaataataagaacaacaacaataataacaagaacaacaacaacaataacaacaacaacaataatgagaacaacaacaacaacaacaataagaacaacaacaacaataatgagaacaacaacaacaacaacgagaacaacaacaacaataatgagaacaacaacaacaacaacaacaacaacaacaacaataataacaagaacaacaacaacaataataagaacaacaataatgagaacaacgataacaacaacaacaacaacaacaacaacaacaacaacaacaacaacaacaacaacaacaacaagaagaagaagaagaagaagaagaacaacaacaatgagAACAacgataacaacaacaacaacaacaacaacaacaataataataacaagaacaacaacaacaagaacaacaataatgagaacaacgataacaacaacaacaacaacaacaacaacaataataacaagaacaacaacaacaataataacaagaacaacaacaacaataataagaacaacaacaacaataataagaacaacaacaacaataataagaacaacaataatgagaacaacgataacaacaacaacaacaacaacaacgaagaagaagaagacgaagaagaagaagaagaagaagaagaagaagaagaagaagaagaagaagaagaagaacaacaacaacaacaacaacaacaacaacaacaacgaagAAGacgaacaacaacaataataagaacaacaacaacaataataagaacaacaacaacaataataagaacaacaataatgagaacaacgataacaacaacaacaacaacaacaacaacaacaacaacaacaacaacaacaacaacaacaacaacaacaacaacaacgaagAAGATAACAAGAAGAagataacaagaacaacaacaacaataatgagaacaacaacaacaataataacaagaacaacaacaacaataataagaacaacaataatgagaacaacaataataataataataataataatagtgtcaaactacttggaaaaataatgaataaaactaagtgctttcatgaaataatcctaacatattctagctaattaatcctaacacatgctaactataacaaatttatatcattaatctaattattcttatatacatactaactaaaaaaaacaagactacgaatcaactaaatataaaacatgaaataattaaatagaataaagctgagaaatattttacctctttccgggcaacaagactgaagacgatgagcggaaggcaacttcaccaccacccaagagcttgatgaaactccaatctacaaaaaacataaaataaaagattaaaaatttagactcgaaccttcgtgggttcgacgttataagaacactgttcttagcctaaaatttgacttcaatctcctattttccttgaagaaaaatatagattgaaagctagaaattttcataacttttaggctggggacaagagtccaaaatcctagccaagttaaaaaaatttctaactttggggtgacTAAAAAAACCTTCCACTTCTCTTCTTCTTAATAAGAACAtaagcctttatataggcttcaAAAACTACAAATTTCCTTCttattttcgatgtgggagtttgagttttgtttttttttagaaaaaaaaacgatttttttaaaaatacaaactataattaaactaacctaaatatcattctatttagttaaaaataaaatctatttaaagatgcttcaaaattttaaagaaacttgatagctaatttgcgttgtggaaggtcaaaattgggtgtcaacatggAGGTAGTGAGATGACGAACCACATAGGGAGAGGGTCCATCGTCTAAGAATTGGTATGTGTGATTTTGAGGAATATGTAACTTGGCAAAAGAAAATTGCGTTTCATCAAATATTACGTGACGGCTAATGATAATTTTTTGAGATTACAAATTAAAGCATTTATACCCACGATGATGTGACGGATATCCCCAAAAAACACACTGGGTTGATCAAGGTTGAAGTTTGTTTATGAGTGTGGAGGGAATGAGAGAATAACATAAACACCCAAATATACGAAGATGGGAATAAGAGGGATCCTTCCGATAAAAAATGCGAATAGGGGATTGATAGTTTACCAGTTTATGAGGAAGGATGTTGAGAAGGTAAATTGCCATTCTCAAAGTATGATGCCAAAAGTAAGGAGGAAGGGAAGCATGGGCCAATAAGGTACGaacaaatatattttcatatattctaacacGAATATTCTCATTTCTAATTTTATTGCTCCTAATAAAACTACACATCCATTTTAGCATCTTCATTTTCGCAAGTTGCATTCTCTGAGCATGAAAGTTCTTGAGTGGATAAAGATGGTCTAACCACCAATAGAACTTACTTTTAAATTTATCTGGTATATTTTTATCACATAAGACTTCGGATACAAACCTCCACTTCATCCATGCCGCACCAAATTGTTGGTGTCTCCACTTCATTGGATTACAAACCGAAGAACTTGAAACTTTCTCTCTCGGGGATAGTCTATCAGTCAAACCTTAATTTCACGTCTACCTCATGCATCACATCGCTGAATTAGCACTCTATATATTCTATTTTATTCCTGCTCAACCTGAATCCTTTAGACTCTAGAGTTTGTCTCCACACCTCCAATCTAGCATTAACTCTGTCGCATGTCGCATCAATAACTACTATGCCATTTGCAAATATCATACACCATGACACCTCATTCTTAATATACCACATCAACTCATTcattaccaaggcaaataggaaaaAACTAAGAACTGATCCGTAGTGGAACCCCATCTTAATTGGAAAATTCTCCGAGTCTTCTCCCACCATTCTAACTTGAGTCTTGCCTCCATTATACACGTCCTCTATCACCCTAATGCAAGTCACTAGTACACCTTTATCCTCCAAAAAACTCAAGTGGACTTCTCTCATGattttatcataagccttttcaaagTAAATAAACACCATATGTAAGTCCCTATTCCTTTTCCTATATTTCTCCACGAGCCTCCTCGCAAGATGGATGACTTGAATAGTCAATCACCTTGTCTTGAATCCAAATTGATTCTCAGAAATGGACGCACTTCTCCTCACCTTCATCTCCATCACTCTTTCCCAAACTTTAATAGTATGGCTTAACAACTTGATACCCTTGTAATTGTTAGAATTTTGATATCACCATTATTCATGTACAATGGAATCATTGTACTCTACCTCTATTTTTAGGCATTTTGCCGttttaaaaataacatttaaCAACCCCTCCATACTTGTTTTATTTGTGCTTTCCCAAAATTCCACCGAAATCTCGTTAGGTCCAGTCGCTCTTCCCCTGGTCATCCTATTAATAGCCTGTTTAATTTCCTCGACCTTAATACACCTACAATATCCAAAGTCCAAAAGTCTCTCAGAGTGTTCCAAATCACCCAGTACAATATCTATGTCCCGTTCTTCGTTTAAGAATTCAAAAATAACTCTATTTTGTTTAGTGTCCAAATATcacttcaattttcaaataatatttttcacttaaaaaataatttttttctatgaattttttcAATGAAACATAGCCAAACACcacttaagaaatattttagaatGTATATAGGATCTTTCTATATTAGTAatttcttgttttccttttttttttcactaaaaataatttatttttttaaatttttacaaTGAAACATGGTCAAACACCacttaataaatatttcagaATATATGCGGGATCTTTCTATATTAGTAATTTCTCGTTTTCCTTTCTTTAAttgaaaaatgtaaaaaagGAATTCATTGAGGGCCTCAGAGACACATCAAGAAGAGTAAGGGATCATTCTGTAATACCCAAATACTTTCTAAACTCTTCCAATCGCTTCCATTACTTtggtttttcttctttttttctaccCCCAATAGTTTCAGTCAAATATGCGAGGAAGAATGGACCCGAGAATTGATAAACTGGTGAGAGGGACAACCATGGTGGCTACTGTTACTGCTTCTTATTTCCTTCTCACTGCAGATTATGGACCTGAACCAAGTGTTCTCGACCCGGTAAATCTCTAATTGCTTTCTTTAATGGCTTGTTGATGCTTTAATCTTGAATTTAACGTTTTTGGTGTAGTTGATCGTGAGATGTAGTATTTGGTTTTTGAATGTAAAGGTGCGCTGGTGTGTAAGGTTTAGAAATCAAAAGACTTTTAACAAATAATGGTTCAATTTGGCTTGACACTACAACAAGCATACACAGACATAACCCTTACCATGTAGATATAGAAAGGTTGTTTTCGTTTGACCACGATCGAAATAAAGAATTTCAAAGTAATTTGGAAAAGAGAATACAGAAATGAAAGCAGTAATAACAATGAAATTAAGCAAAATGGAGAGTAGTAAAGAACGGTAATGAAAACCAAATAATGCGATAATTGAAGCACAGAAAACACAAGTGATAACCGAAATCGAAAAACAAGAAACTATGAGAATAGTGCTAATACTGATGGTAAGAAAGTAGGTACAAGTGCGATCACCAAACCTATCAATTTGGCTTGATACAgacaaaaaaaagtaaaaacataatacataaacaaatGCTCAAACTTGGCCTCAATTGACAAGTAAGCATTCCAACTATGAATATGTATATCTAGATACCTCAACTAATCTCCACTTAACAGTTGAACATTTCAACTTACAAAATGATTATCTTACGCACCTCTAAAATTTATATGTCACATTAACATTGGGTGTCCACAAAGCATAGTAGGAATGGGTTGGATTGTTTAGTTGCCAGTTGATACcaagttgaggtgtctagatgtGTACATTGAAAGATGGAGTGTTTACTTATCAGTCGAGGCCAAGTGAGTGTTTGTTTATGACTtatgccaaaaaaataaatcccATTTTGTGGAAATTGGATTTTTTTATTACCGTAGTGTCCGGACCAGCTTTCACGTACTTCGACTAATTTCACGAGATACCTCTTAGCTCCGACCAACAACAAGTACTAGGTAAAtctgtccaccaaggctaggaaAGATGAGaagaatcacctagtgtttttggTCTCTGTTGGGATTTGAATCTGAGACCTCATGATTCTCAACCatttcattgaccactaggccacaccgTGTGGAAATTGAAATTATCAATTGTTAATAATCACATGTCTCCCAATAAGATGCCTCCGCTTACACCTGATTTCCTGCTGGTGAAAAATTTAGCCTTACTAGTTTCGCTTGATCCTGCCTGTTTTGGGGTTCCTGAGAATTATTTCCTGCTCTTGCCCTCTACATTCCCTTTTCTCCTTTGGTTCTTAATTAGCATGTTAGAGTAGAAAAATGTAGTGGAGTGAGCAAATACGTTGGTTTATTCTGGAACATACTGTAGGAACTTGTTAATTAGAATATTGTAGTAGTCTGTACAACAGCAACTACACCTGAATCCTAAGCAAGTCAAGGTAGATATATGAATCCTCATTGGTCATGTCGTTCCATTTAAGCTTATATCAGTCCCCaatatttattatacaaaaGAAAAGGTACTGCAAGTTATCTATATTTTCTACTAGCAGGTAAATTTCTGACATGGTCAAAAAACTCCTAGAAAGCATAAAGACTTACTGGAAAGCGTACTAACATAAATAAAACTTAATTCCAACTAGTTAGTACTACAAGTCGGGGAAAAGGAATTGCTTAAATAAGTATGGTCTTAGGATGTAAGCAGTTGAATTGAATTGAACAAACGCATGAACCTAGAAGGGCTATTTGACGGAGGTCACTATAAGTAGCATTGCATCAAAAGCTTGACAATTGTGCTTGAGAAAAGACGGTACTATATGCATCGTACTTTAACCAAATGAAGATATTCTAGATGTTTTAATGGGTTTTCAAGTTCAGAAAATTGAATTATACTTTCTACAGAACTGAACCAGCAATTGCTCAAAATCTTTTACTGTATAGGATATGCCTTATTGCCCATTCCTTTTTCATTCCTTATTATCTGAACCTTTTATGTTTGTTTCAATGGAGTTGTCATCTATCCACTTCCAACAACCATATGCACCTTTTGCACTTGCATCCACTACTCGGGTTGTGCGCAGATGCATGGAACCCTGAAGTCTATTTCGTATATAGTGATTTTTAGTCTGTGCtgggtagcatttcttggtgtAATCACATGCCATGTGGAAATTGTATGTTTGGAAGAATTAGTAAAGACTAAAGGCAgacttctttttttcctttgtgtATTGTTTGCGAGAAACTAGCGTAGACTTTCTTCACATGCGAAGAAGTAATGTTTGTGGAAGACTTGCTGCAAAACTTTGTGTTTGACCGTTGGAGCTATAAATCTCCTCGGTGATTATAGTTGCCTAAACACGATGTAGTCGGCATAATATCCCAACTTTATGTTTCTCTCGGCACTCATGTCCTAGGTTTGAGATTTACCTTATTGTTCTTATAGAACCCacaaaatatttcatatttcttttttgCTTGAAGTAGTTTGGCTATTTAATTAGTACAATAGAAGAGTCTTCATTGAACATCAGGGAGATCCCCTTAGTTGTCGTGTGGTTGGTTGGTTTGTTAGGTTTCATGGAAGCCTTTAATACCTCCTAATATGACATTGAGAAAGACCATTTGAACCTCATTCAAAAGCAATGGATGTTTTGCATCACTTTAAACATTGCTGCCTATTGTTTTTTAAATTAACTAGAAAACTCCCATGGCAATTATGAAGAAATAGTGACACAAAGTGAATTTCCTATCTCAGAATATTTCAGAACTTCAACTGTGCAAAAGCTTTATTTCCATCGTCCTTTACAGATTCACCACCGgaattttgttttcttcttcttctttctccgGTCGACAACTCCTGCGATTTCTCTTTCTCCGGCgaaattttttagattttcagGGTGTTGGAGGCCATTTTCTCCTTCCTTCTTCCTTGACTTTTCCGGTGAGACTCGTCTCTCCGGCGAAATccttcttattttccttttcttcttctttcagaTCTGTTCAGATCTGTTTCCGGTGAACTTTCAGATCTGTTCAGATCCAGCGCCGTCCAGTGGTTTCCGAAGAGATCTTCCCAGTGAACTTTCCGGCGAACCTTCAGAATCTTTGTCACATCCTCTCCGGCCCAGGTACTATCTTTTCTCTCCTCAACTGATTATTTGTGCTCCCATTTATATTGTAGTATCACTTTCTTATAGTTTGATTACTGTTCTTCTTTCTTAGTTCTTACCATTAGTGTCCTAGTTattgttcttcattttctttcttcactTAGTGTTTATTGTTCTTGATTTGCCTATTAGCTAGTGTGTGTTGTCTTTCTATTATACATTCtacattattaattattatctcGTTGCTTGTATTTTTTGGATTTATTTGTTATCAGTTTTTCACTTTGTAGTTCATGTCGTTTTAGTGGCTTTGGTTACTGATGGTGaactagggtcatgtcctcaatTGGGGTTGAAGGCGAGGGGAAATAGTAGTAAGTGGGAGACGCCTTCGTAAGTTTAGAATGGAATCGTGGATCATAGGGTCACTTACATGAAAGTCCATAGAGCTAGTGTCTTGTCTTAAGAGAAGAACGATTAATATAACATGTGTTCAGGAGACTAGATGGGTAAGTTCCAAAGCTTGGGATGTGTTGGGATTTAAATTATTACTCATGAGGCTCAGAAGATAGGAATGGAGTATGTATTCTAGTCGACGCGGATCTTAGGGAGTGTGTGGTGGAGGTGAAGAGGATCAGTGATAGGATGATATTTATTAAGGTAGTTATAGGCAGGCTTATTGTGAACGTTGTTTGTGCGTATGCGCCCTATGTGGGCCTAGAGGAAGAAGTCAAAAGgctcttttgggaggatttgaaTGAGGTAGTGAGAGGTATACCGAGTACTGAAAAGATTTTCATTGGTGGAGATTTCAATGGTCACATCGATACAACTTCTAATGGTTTTGATGATGTCCATGGAGGCTTTGGTTTTGGGGAAAGAAATGGCAGCGGGGTATCTCTATTGGAGTTTGCTAAAGCTTTTGAGTTGGTCATTGCTAACTCGTGTTTTCTGAAGAGGGATAATCAATTGGTCACCTTTAGTAGCACGGTAGCTAGGACTCAGTTTGGCTATTTACTCCTCCGGAATGGTGATAGAGGCCTTTGTATGGACTGTAAGGTTATTCTGAGTGAAAATATTACTACCTAACTTAAACTTTTGGTGATAGGCTTGGCGATTAAGAGGGATAGGAGAAAGAAGTCCCTTTATGACCGATCGAGAATTAGATAGGGAGCCTAACTCCCTCCTTTTCTCGGGAGATGGGGGAGAAGTTGACTGATTTAGGAGTCTGGAGTAGTAGCGGGGATGTGAACAACATGTGGGACATGACAGCTGGTTGCATTAGAAAAGCAGCTACCGAGGTTCTAGGGGTATCGAGAGCAATCTTTGGTGGTCGTCAAggagattggtggtggaatggagaataCAAGGCAAAGTGAAAGTCAAGAAGGTTGCCTATACAGAGTGGTTGGAGTGCGTGGATGAGGAGGAGAAGAGTAGGCTTAAAGATATCTATAAGAAGGTGAAGACAGAAGCGAAGTCGGCAGTCACCAGTGCTAAGACGACAACTTTTGAATGCCTATATGTCGAGTTAGGGGAAAAAGGTGAGGATAAGAGATTGTATAGGCTCGCCAAAGCGAGAGAGAGAAAAGCCCGC
Proteins encoded in this window:
- the LOC129875922 gene encoding uncharacterized protein LOC129875922 isoform X2, with the translated sequence MRGRMDPRIDKLVRGTTMVATVTASYFLLTADYGPEPSVLDPICSDPAPSSGFRRDLPSELSGEPSESLSHPLRPRLKMQYCQQNILSKS
- the LOC129875922 gene encoding uncharacterized protein LOC129875922 isoform X1; protein product: MRGRMDPRIDKLVRGTTMVATVTASYFLLTADYGPEPSVLDPICSDLFPVNFQICSDPAPSSGFRRDLPSELSGEPSESLSHPLRPRLKMQYCQQNILSKS